One segment of Methylocella silvestris BL2 DNA contains the following:
- the nadC gene encoding carboxylating nicotinate-nucleotide diphosphorylase, with protein MLAPLPRLLTEPLVRGALLEDLGRAGDVTSDAIAPASLNMRAVLAARQPGVVAGLDLARLAFELIDPRIFVRIERPDGAAVAAGDRIAVITGPARGVLTAERTALNFLSHLSGVATATATLVAAVKGYKAKIVCTRKTTPGLRAVEKYAVRAGGGSNHRFGLDDALLIKDNHVAIAGGVAEALRRAKAAAGHLVKIELEVDTLQQLVEAMEQGVDVVLLDNMTPDMLTEAVRIVAGRAVTEASGRITAASAPAVAASGVDVISVGWLTHSAPILDIGLDFEP; from the coding sequence ATGCTAGCGCCGCTGCCAAGATTGCTGACCGAGCCGCTGGTTCGCGGCGCGCTGCTGGAAGATCTTGGCCGGGCGGGCGATGTCACCTCCGACGCCATCGCTCCGGCCAGCCTCAACATGCGCGCGGTTCTCGCCGCCCGGCAGCCGGGAGTGGTGGCTGGCCTCGACCTTGCGCGGCTGGCTTTCGAACTGATCGATCCGCGCATCTTTGTCCGCATCGAGCGTCCGGACGGCGCAGCCGTCGCGGCGGGCGATCGGATCGCTGTCATCACCGGACCCGCGCGGGGCGTTCTGACAGCCGAGCGGACGGCCCTGAACTTTCTTTCCCATCTCAGCGGCGTTGCGACCGCAACCGCCACGCTGGTCGCGGCGGTCAAAGGGTATAAGGCCAAGATCGTCTGCACGCGGAAAACCACGCCCGGCCTGAGGGCGGTCGAGAAATATGCCGTGCGCGCCGGCGGTGGCTCGAACCATCGGTTCGGCCTCGACGACGCTCTGCTGATCAAGGACAATCATGTCGCCATCGCCGGCGGCGTCGCCGAGGCGTTGCGGCGCGCGAAAGCCGCAGCCGGCCATCTCGTCAAGATCGAGCTTGAGGTCGATACGCTGCAACAGCTGGTGGAGGCGATGGAGCAGGGGGTCGACGTCGTCCTGCTCGACAATATGACTCCCGACATGCTGACAGAGGCTGTCAGGATCGTCGCGGGGAGGGCCGTTACAGAAGCGTCTGGGAGGATAACGGCAGCGTCGGCCCCCGCCGTCGCGGCGTCCGGGGTCGATGTCATTTCGGTGGGCTGGCTAACGCATAGCGCGCCAATCCTCGACATCGGGCTCGATTTCGAGCCCTGA
- a CDS encoding NUDIX hydrolase, whose product MQTLERDEINEAAPPSLAAGQAIAVDLIAVTVAVTNGDPRVLTIEDQGALPSGPFQVGHRSLQSGLRAWVERQTSLPLGYMEQLYTFADRDRAGVEQQVISISYLGLTREQQASGESEAGWGSWYAYFPWEDHRVGTPAMIAQELEPRLRGWIEAGRDPEQRQIRLQRASITFGLDGRPWNEDLVLQRYELLFEAGLIAESGAASTLTGRAATGGRPMILDHRRILATGIARLRAKIKYHPVVFELMPETFTLLQLQRCVEALAGRLVHKQNFRRLIEQQELVEETGQAAQDTGGRPAKLFRFRRAVFTERAIVGTKLPISKA is encoded by the coding sequence ATGCAGACGCTTGAAAGGGATGAGATCAACGAGGCTGCGCCGCCCTCCCTCGCGGCGGGGCAGGCGATCGCCGTCGATCTCATCGCGGTGACCGTCGCCGTGACCAATGGCGACCCGCGCGTCCTGACCATCGAAGATCAGGGGGCGCTCCCCTCCGGGCCGTTCCAAGTCGGCCACCGTTCGCTGCAGTCGGGGCTGCGCGCCTGGGTCGAGCGGCAGACGAGCCTTCCGCTCGGCTATATGGAGCAGCTTTACACCTTTGCCGACAGGGACCGCGCCGGCGTCGAACAGCAGGTGATCTCGATCAGCTATCTCGGGCTGACGCGCGAGCAGCAGGCGTCAGGCGAGAGCGAGGCGGGTTGGGGCAGCTGGTACGCCTATTTTCCCTGGGAGGATCACCGCGTCGGCACGCCGGCGATGATTGCGCAAGAGCTCGAGCCGCGCCTGCGCGGCTGGATCGAGGCCGGGCGCGACCCGGAGCAGCGCCAGATCAGGCTGCAACGCGCCTCGATTACCTTTGGGCTCGATGGCCGGCCCTGGAACGAAGATCTCGTATTGCAGCGCTATGAGCTTTTGTTCGAGGCGGGCCTTATCGCTGAATCGGGAGCGGCCTCGACCTTGACAGGACGGGCGGCGACGGGCGGTCGCCCGATGATCCTCGATCATCGCCGTATTCTTGCCACCGGCATCGCGCGGCTGCGGGCGAAAATCAAATATCATCCTGTCGTGTTCGAGCTCATGCCGGAGACCTTTACGCTGTTACAGCTACAGCGCTGCGTTGAAGCGCTGGCTGGCCGACTGGTGCATAAGCAGAATTTTCGTCGTCTGATCGAGCAGCAAGAGCTCGTCGAGGAAACCGGCCAAGCTGCTCAGGATACAGGGGGAAGACCGGCTAAACTGTTTCGATTCCGGCGCGCGGTCTTCACCGAACGGGCGATCGTCGGCACCAAACTTCCGATCTCCAAGGCTTGA
- a CDS encoding penicillin-binding protein activator has product MNALSQLTQRRFPLAMVGAAALAFCLAACGPSGGPVVRAPSETVSSQPVAPPSAPGERIGSGPVKVALVLPLTQTSGSPSVVGASLRNAAELALNEAGGNDLTLIVKDDRSTPDGARIAAQEAVAEGADLIIGPLFAPDVREVGRVARGAGKSVIAFSTDSSTGGSGVYLLSFLVDSYVNRIVDYAASRGKKSMAALIPQNDYGRVAEAAFQQAAARNGVRVMTIEHFQAQTLAASVQKIAALGDQIDALFIPEQADAMPAVSQALTTAGLNAKQVQILGTGLWNDARVLKLPALQGAWFSAPENGGYNAFSTRYAAKYGADPARIATLGYDAVSLAAALAHTQGSQRYSESVLTNRSGFNGADGVFRFLPDGSNERGLAVLQIDNGVTTPISPAPHSFAGAS; this is encoded by the coding sequence ATGAACGCCCTGTCGCAGCTAACCCAACGGCGCTTCCCATTGGCCATGGTCGGCGCTGCCGCGCTTGCCTTTTGCCTTGCCGCCTGCGGCCCCTCGGGCGGCCCGGTCGTCCGCGCGCCCTCGGAGACCGTCAGCAGCCAACCCGTCGCGCCGCCCAGCGCCCCCGGTGAGCGGATCGGCTCCGGTCCCGTCAAGGTGGCCCTGGTGCTGCCGCTGACGCAGACCTCGGGAAGCCCCAGCGTCGTCGGCGCATCGCTGCGCAATGCGGCCGAACTCGCGCTGAATGAGGCCGGCGGCAATGATCTCACATTGATCGTGAAGGACGACCGCTCGACCCCGGACGGGGCGCGGATCGCTGCCCAGGAAGCTGTTGCCGAAGGGGCCGATCTCATCATCGGGCCGCTGTTCGCGCCGGATGTGCGGGAAGTTGGACGCGTTGCGCGCGGCGCCGGAAAATCGGTGATCGCCTTTTCGACGGACTCCTCGACCGGCGGCAGCGGCGTCTATCTTTTATCTTTCCTGGTCGATTCCTACGTCAATCGCATCGTCGATTACGCCGCCTCGCGCGGCAAGAAATCGATGGCGGCTCTCATACCGCAGAATGATTACGGCCGAGTCGCTGAGGCCGCTTTTCAGCAGGCGGCGGCGCGCAACGGCGTTCGCGTGATGACGATCGAACATTTTCAGGCGCAAACGCTTGCCGCCTCGGTCCAGAAAATCGCCGCGCTCGGCGATCAGATCGACGCGCTGTTCATCCCCGAACAGGCCGACGCCATGCCGGCGGTGTCGCAGGCCCTGACGACGGCGGGACTGAACGCCAAGCAGGTGCAAATCCTCGGCACGGGTCTTTGGAACGACGCGCGCGTGCTGAAGCTTCCGGCGCTGCAGGGCGCGTGGTTCTCGGCGCCCGAAAATGGCGGCTACAACGCTTTTTCGACCCGCTACGCCGCGAAATACGGCGCGGATCCGGCGCGCATCGCCACCCTTGGCTATGACGCCGTGTCTCTGGCGGCGGCGTTGGCGCATACGCAGGGCTCGCAACGCTATTCGGAAAGCGTGCTGACCAACCGCTCCGGCTTCAACGGCGCGGACGGCGTGTTCCGCTTTCTGCCCGACGGCTCGAATGAGCGCGGCCTTGCGGTGTTGCAGATCGACAATGGCGTAACCACTCCGATCAGCCCGGCGCCGCATTCCTTCGCCGGCGCCAGTTGA
- the rsmI gene encoding 16S rRNA (cytidine(1402)-2'-O)-methyltransferase, producing the protein MSISDRERKSADFRADAAGKAEGGASSAFTAFGLRAEAEPIRKGLHVVATPIGNLGDISFRALATLAAADAVVAEDTRVTKTLLAHYGIATPLVAYHEHNAAVMRPHLLARLAGGAALALVSDAGTPLVSDPGYRLVADALAQNIEVISVPGASAVLAALVVAGLPTDRFFFEGFLPPKSAARRQRIAELAPIPGTLVFFESPRRIVETVADLAAVLGPRDAALARELTKYYETVRRAPLPELAAALEAEGPPKGEIVLLVGPPDARALIDNQDDIDARLTDALETLSVKDAAAIVSAATGQPRRKVYARAIELTGSSESRNKSDEKTD; encoded by the coding sequence ATGAGCATCAGCGATCGGGAACGCAAAAGCGCCGATTTTCGCGCCGACGCAGCGGGAAAGGCGGAGGGTGGGGCCTCCAGCGCCTTCACGGCCTTTGGTCTGCGCGCGGAGGCTGAGCCGATCCGCAAGGGCCTGCATGTCGTCGCGACGCCGATCGGCAATCTCGGCGATATCTCCTTTCGCGCGCTGGCGACCCTCGCCGCGGCGGACGCCGTCGTCGCCGAAGACACGCGCGTCACGAAAACGCTGCTCGCCCATTATGGCATCGCGACGCCGCTCGTCGCCTATCATGAGCACAATGCGGCGGTCATGCGCCCACATCTGCTGGCCCGTCTCGCCGGCGGCGCCGCGCTGGCCCTGGTGTCAGACGCCGGCACGCCGCTCGTCTCGGATCCCGGCTATCGGCTGGTCGCCGATGCGCTGGCGCAGAATATCGAGGTGATCTCCGTGCCGGGTGCCTCCGCCGTCCTCGCAGCGCTTGTGGTGGCGGGCCTGCCGACCGACCGGTTTTTCTTCGAAGGTTTCCTGCCGCCGAAATCAGCGGCGCGACGTCAGCGCATTGCTGAACTTGCGCCAATTCCGGGAACGCTCGTGTTCTTCGAATCGCCGCGCCGTATCGTTGAGACGGTGGCTGATCTTGCAGCCGTGCTTGGTCCGCGCGACGCGGCGCTTGCTCGCGAACTGACCAAATATTACGAGACGGTGCGCCGCGCGCCCTTGCCCGAGCTTGCCGCCGCGCTCGAAGCGGAAGGACCGCCGAAAGGCGAGATCGTGCTGCTCGTGGGGCCGCCCGACGCTCGCGCCCTGATCGACAATCAGGACGACATCGACGCGCGGCTAACCGACGCGCTCGAAACGCTTTCGGTCAAGGACGCGGCGGCGATCGTCTCGGCGGCGACCGGCCAGCCGCGCCGCAAGGTCTATGCAAGGGCGATCGAATTGACGGGCTCGTCGGAATCGCGAAACAAGTCCGACGAAAAAACAGACTGA
- the nadA gene encoding quinolinate synthase NadA, with protein sequence MASPAEVLRSTIRGEGHSFTPKPQAPSARDLYAKVSHAVPAIEWPVYAAEIDAIMTLKRTRNAVVLAHNYQTPEIFHCVSDIVGDSLALAREAMTVDADVIVLAGVHFMAETAKLLNPSKTVLIPDLGAGCSLADSITPADVRRLRAAYPGVPVVTYVNTSAAVKAESDICCTSGNAKAVVESLGVDRVIMLPDEFLARNIAAQTDVKIISWSGHCEVHELFTAQEVRDLREDYPGVVVLAHPECAPEVVAEADFSGSTAAMQAYVARERPAKLVLLTECSMSDNVAVLHPDLDFVRPCNLCPHMKKITLRNIRRSLETMQHAVEIDPSVADRARLAVERMLAVK encoded by the coding sequence ATGGCTTCGCCGGCGGAAGTATTGCGTTCAACGATTCGCGGCGAAGGTCACTCCTTTACGCCCAAACCCCAGGCGCCCTCTGCGCGCGACCTTTACGCCAAGGTCAGCCACGCCGTGCCGGCGATCGAGTGGCCAGTCTATGCCGCCGAGATCGACGCTATTATGACGCTGAAGCGCACGCGCAACGCCGTCGTGCTGGCGCATAATTATCAGACGCCGGAAATTTTTCACTGCGTTTCCGATATCGTCGGCGACAGCCTCGCTTTGGCGCGGGAAGCGATGACCGTCGACGCCGACGTCATCGTGCTCGCGGGCGTGCACTTCATGGCCGAGACGGCGAAACTGCTCAATCCAAGCAAGACCGTGCTGATCCCTGACTTGGGGGCCGGCTGTTCGCTTGCGGACTCGATTACGCCGGCAGATGTCCGGCGCCTGCGCGCCGCCTATCCTGGCGTCCCGGTCGTCACTTATGTGAACACTTCGGCCGCAGTGAAGGCCGAATCCGATATCTGCTGCACCTCCGGCAACGCCAAGGCCGTCGTCGAATCGCTCGGCGTCGACCGCGTCATCATGCTGCCGGACGAATTTCTCGCCCGCAACATCGCGGCGCAGACCGACGTCAAGATCATCAGCTGGTCCGGCCATTGCGAGGTGCATGAGCTGTTTACCGCGCAGGAGGTGCGCGATCTGCGCGAGGATTACCCCGGCGTCGTCGTGCTGGCCCATCCCGAATGCGCCCCCGAAGTCGTGGCGGAGGCTGATTTTTCCGGCTCGACCGCGGCGATGCAGGCCTATGTCGCGCGCGAGCGTCCGGCCAAGCTGGTGCTCCTCACCGAATGCTCGATGAGCGACAATGTCGCCGTGCTGCATCCCGATCTCGACTTCGTGCGTCCCTGCAATCTCTGTCCGCATATGAAGAAGATCACGCTGCGCAACATCAGGCGCTCGCTTGAGACGATGCAGCACGCCGTCGAGATCGACCCGAGCGTCGCCGACCGGGCCCGGCTTGCGGTCGAGCGCATGCTGGCGGTCAAATAG
- a CDS encoding YraN family protein, giving the protein MRDADDRRAALWQGRMAERAAILALRLKRYAILERGYRIHGGEIDIIARRGDTIAFVEVKARPTMDGALQSITPQKRRRICRAARVWLASHPYAAAMTLRGDAVFVAPWRWPHHVAAAVELDFG; this is encoded by the coding sequence ATGCGAGACGCTGACGACCGGCGCGCGGCGCTGTGGCAAGGCAGGATGGCCGAGCGGGCCGCAATCCTCGCGCTGCGCCTGAAGCGTTACGCGATCCTTGAGCGCGGCTACCGCATTCATGGCGGCGAGATCGACATTATCGCGCGGCGCGGCGACACCATCGCTTTCGTCGAGGTCAAGGCGCGCCCGACGATGGATGGCGCGCTTCAGTCGATCACGCCGCAAAAGCGGAGGCGCATCTGCCGGGCGGCGAGGGTCTGGCTGGCGTCGCATCCCTATGCGGCGGCGATGACCTTGCGCGGCGACGCGGTTTTCGTCGCGCCCTGGCGCTGGCCGCATCATGTCGCCGCAGCCGTCGAACTTGATTTTGGTTGA
- a CDS encoding L-aspartate oxidase, whose amino-acid sequence MAGAITMDATGACIIIGGGLAGLSAALALAPAPVILVSKARLGTEASSVLAQGGVAASVGPDDDLALHLADTLKAGDGLCDAVAAKAILAAAPAAIENLVKLGAPFDRDAEGRLMLGLEAAHSRRRIVHAGGDGSGREIMRAMIARARNTPSITFLEGVEAHRLIIEDGAVAGLVAEAEGEPLLIACNHVVIATGGVGGLYLHGTNPAGSFGSGLALAARAGAEMADLEFVQFHPTALDSDDFPLKLISETVRGEGAILVDERGHRFMAQTPGKELAPRDIVARAVFAQLAAGHRVFLDAREAVGSHFAEKFPAITGFCHAVGIDPATQPIPIRPAAHYHMGGIKVDLAGRSSIEGLWACGEAACTGLHGANRLASNSLLEAIVCGGFVAESVAAASPTRRRKLSGEAAQIVPQNPAPVRKIMSRAVGVLRERDGLRQAAGALLALSRTDATASDAASVGLMIAVAALKRQESRGAHARTDYPGLAAAPRRTTLRLDEAVRAAEEFLPEMAD is encoded by the coding sequence ATGGCAGGTGCAATCACGATGGACGCGACAGGCGCTTGCATCATCATAGGCGGCGGCCTTGCCGGACTTTCGGCGGCGCTCGCGCTCGCGCCGGCCCCGGTGATTCTTGTCAGCAAGGCGCGGCTCGGGACGGAAGCCTCGAGCGTGCTGGCGCAGGGCGGCGTCGCCGCCAGCGTCGGCCCTGACGACGATCTCGCCTTGCATCTTGCCGATACGCTGAAGGCAGGCGACGGGCTTTGCGACGCAGTGGCGGCAAAGGCCATTCTCGCTGCTGCGCCGGCGGCGATCGAAAATCTCGTAAAGCTTGGCGCGCCCTTCGACCGCGACGCGGAGGGACGCCTGATGCTCGGCCTCGAGGCCGCCCATTCGCGCCGGCGCATCGTCCACGCCGGCGGCGACGGCAGCGGCCGCGAAATCATGCGCGCAATGATCGCCCGCGCGCGCAACACGCCCTCGATCACCTTCCTCGAAGGAGTCGAAGCGCATCGCCTCATTATCGAGGACGGCGCCGTCGCCGGCCTTGTTGCGGAAGCCGAGGGCGAGCCGTTGCTGATCGCCTGCAACCACGTCGTGATCGCGACGGGCGGCGTCGGCGGGCTTTATCTGCACGGCACGAATCCGGCGGGTTCGTTCGGCTCGGGGCTCGCGCTGGCGGCCCGCGCCGGGGCGGAGATGGCTGACCTCGAATTCGTGCAGTTTCACCCGACCGCGCTCGACAGCGATGATTTTCCACTAAAGCTTATCAGCGAAACCGTGCGCGGCGAAGGCGCCATCCTCGTTGATGAGCGCGGCCACAGATTCATGGCGCAGACGCCGGGCAAAGAACTGGCCCCGCGCGATATCGTCGCCCGGGCCGTGTTCGCGCAGCTCGCGGCGGGCCATCGCGTCTTCCTCGACGCGCGCGAAGCCGTCGGCTCCCATTTCGCGGAAAAATTTCCCGCGATCACCGGCTTTTGCCATGCTGTTGGCATAGATCCCGCGACACAGCCGATCCCGATCCGCCCGGCGGCGCATTATCACATGGGGGGCATCAAGGTGGACCTTGCCGGCCGCAGCTCCATTGAAGGGCTTTGGGCCTGCGGGGAGGCCGCATGCACGGGACTGCATGGAGCGAACCGGCTCGCCAGCAATTCGCTGCTCGAAGCCATTGTGTGCGGCGGTTTTGTCGCCGAGAGCGTCGCGGCGGCGAGCCCGACGCGCCGGCGTAAGCTGTCGGGTGAGGCGGCGCAGATTGTCCCCCAAAATCCGGCGCCTGTGCGGAAAATCATGTCGCGTGCAGTCGGCGTGTTGCGCGAGCGCGACGGATTGCGGCAGGCCGCCGGCGCTCTGCTTGCCCTGTCGCGCACGGACGCGACCGCGAGCGATGCGGCGAGCGTCGGTCTGATGATTGCCGTCGCGGCGCTGAAGCGGCAGGAAAGCCGCGGCGCCCATGCCCGCACGGATTATCCCGGTCTTGCGGCGGCGCCCCGCCGAACCACGCTACGGCTTGACGAAGCGGTGCGGGCGGCCGAGGAATTCCTTCCCGAAATGGCCGACTGA
- a CDS encoding ferritin-like domain-containing protein, with protein MPVKSMNDLFLHTLKDIYYAEKQIYKSLPKMAKGVGSPELKQAFEKHRDETEQQIERLESIFESCGVAARAIRCEAMDGILAEGKEALEDIDDKQVRDASVIAAAQTIEHYEIARYGALIAWAEQLGMQQAAELLRVTLEEEKKTDAALSKLAVQSVNKAAA; from the coding sequence ATGCCCGTGAAATCGATGAACGACCTTTTTCTGCACACCCTCAAGGATATTTATTACGCCGAGAAACAGATCTACAAATCGCTTCCGAAAATGGCCAAAGGCGTAGGCTCGCCGGAGCTGAAGCAGGCTTTTGAGAAGCATCGCGACGAAACGGAGCAGCAGATCGAAAGACTGGAGTCGATTTTCGAAAGCTGTGGCGTTGCGGCGCGCGCCATACGTTGCGAGGCGATGGACGGTATTCTCGCCGAAGGGAAGGAAGCTTTAGAGGATATAGACGACAAGCAAGTGCGCGACGCCAGCGTTATCGCCGCAGCGCAGACGATTGAGCATTACGAGATCGCCCGTTATGGCGCATTGATCGCCTGGGCCGAGCAACTTGGCATGCAGCAGGCGGCAGAGCTGTTGCGCGTGACTCTCGAGGAAGAAAAGAAAACGGACGCCGCGCTGTCAAAGCTTGCGGTGCAGAGCGTTAACAAAGCGGCGGCTTAA